TTTAATCCCTTGAACTCAAGGATTCACATTAGCGAGTTTTTGGACGATTTTGTCTTTGTTCCTGCGATGTGCACCCAGTGTGAAGATGCTTACTGTGTAAAGGTTTGTCCTACGGGTGCTTTAAGTAAAAACGAAGAGACGGGCGTTGTTGAGCTTGATTATAACAAGTGCATAGGCTGTAAACAGTGCACCATTGCCTGTCCGTGGGGCAATATAAAGCTTGATGTTGAAGCAAAAAGAATAATCAAATGTGATTACTGTGGCGGAGGCCCAGAATGCGTGAAGGTTTGTCATGCTTCTGCTTTGCAGTTTGTTGAAGTGGAAGATGCTGTTTTAGATAAACAGCATAGGAGTGCCATTTATTATAAAGATATAGCCCAGCAGGGGGTGTGATATGTTAAAGGGTGGTTATGTTGGCAGGATATTAAGGGTTAATTTGAGCGAGAACAAGATAAGTGTTGAAGATATAAACGAAAAGTGGGCTGAAGATTTTATCGGCGGCAGAGGGTATGCAACAAGAATGCTGCTTGATGAGATAGACCCAAAAATAGACCCTTTAAGTGAAGAAAATAAAATTATCATAGCGACTGGTCCTTTGGGTTCAACCTATGCACCATCATCCGGAAGGGTTATGGTTATAACAAAAGGTGCATTGAATGGAGCTATAGCCTGTTCTAACTCTGGCGGTCATTTTGGGCCTGAGCTCAAAAGGGCAGGGTATGATTTCTTAGTAATTGAAGGAAAAGCCGAAAAACCCGTTTATTTATGGATTTATAAGGGCAAGGTTGAAATAAGAGATGCATCTATGCTTGTTGGTAAGAATACCAAAGAGACGGATAAGATTTTGAAGAGATTAACGCATCCAGAAGCTGGGACATTCCAGATAGGTCCAGCAGGAGAAAAGCTCTCTCTAATAGCCAATGCGACATTTGATGGACATAGAATGGCAGGAAGAACGGGTGTTGGCGCTGTTTTTGGAAGTAAGAATCTAAAGGCTATAGCGGCGAAAGGAAACTTAAGCATTGCTGTTGCGGATAGAGAGAGATTTGCTAAGGCTGTATATAACGCAAGGGATATGCTTTCAAAGGATGCATTCACCGGCAAAGGAGCTGCAAAGTATGGAACGGCTGTTTTGGTTAATGTGATAAATGGCGTTGGTGGTTTACCATCTTACAATGGCCACGATGCCTATTTTGAAAGAGCCGAGAAAATTAGCGGAGAGACACTTGCAAAGGATAATCTTGTAAGGGCTGAAGGTTGTGATAGCTGTCCTATAGCATGTGGAAGGGTTACAGAAATAAGAAAAGGTAAGTATAAGGGTAAAAAGGGTGTTGGACCTGAGTATGAGTCTATTTGGGCGCTTGGTGCTGCATGCGGCGTTGACGATTTAGACGCTGTTGTTATGGCAGGTTATCTGTGTGATGATTATGGATTGGATACTATCTCTGCTGGTGCAACGGTTGCATGTGCTATGGACCTATACGAAGCTGGGTATATACCAAAGGATGATGTAGGATTTGAACTCAGATTTGGAGATGCTGACGCACTCGTTAAGGCTATAGAGCTTATGGGTAAGCAGGAAACAGAGTTTGGTAAGCTTCTTGCAAAAGGCTCTTATAGGCTTGCTGAGTATTATGGACATCCAGAGTTCTCCATGAGCGTTAAGAAGCAGGAATTCCCAGCATACGACCCACGAGCTATTAAGGGCATAGGCCTTGAGTATGCAACCAGCAACAGAGGAGCCTGCCATGTAAGGGGTTATACAATAGCAGCTGAAGTCTTAGGCAAGATGGATAAAAATACTTACGAAGGCAAAGCAAAGCTTACAAAGACGCTTCAGGATTTGACAGCTGCGTTAGACTCAACAGGAATCTGCCTATTTACTACTTTTGCGATTGCGGGCAAAGAGATTTCAGAGCTGTTTGCTGCTGCCACGGGATTTGAGTGTGATGAGAGCGAGTTTTTGAAGAAAGGCGAAAGAATTTGGAATATAGAGAGAATATTCAACATCAAAGCCGGTTTTGGAAGGGATGATGATAGACTACCAGAGAGAATGG
This genomic stretch from Hippea alviniae EP5-r harbors:
- a CDS encoding 4Fe-4S dicluster domain-containing protein, whose amino-acid sequence is MKILYVDVSKCTGCRACEYACSFAHDGLFNPLNSRIHISEFLDDFVFVPAMCTQCEDAYCVKVCPTGALSKNEETGVVELDYNKCIGCKQCTIACPWGNIKLDVEAKRIIKCDYCGGGPECVKVCHASALQFVEVEDAVLDKQHRSAIYYKDIAQQGV
- a CDS encoding aldehyde ferredoxin oxidoreductase family protein, producing MLKGGYVGRILRVNLSENKISVEDINEKWAEDFIGGRGYATRMLLDEIDPKIDPLSEENKIIIATGPLGSTYAPSSGRVMVITKGALNGAIACSNSGGHFGPELKRAGYDFLVIEGKAEKPVYLWIYKGKVEIRDASMLVGKNTKETDKILKRLTHPEAGTFQIGPAGEKLSLIANATFDGHRMAGRTGVGAVFGSKNLKAIAAKGNLSIAVADRERFAKAVYNARDMLSKDAFTGKGAAKYGTAVLVNVINGVGGLPSYNGHDAYFERAEKISGETLAKDNLVRAEGCDSCPIACGRVTEIRKGKYKGKKGVGPEYESIWALGAACGVDDLDAVVMAGYLCDDYGLDTISAGATVACAMDLYEAGYIPKDDVGFELRFGDADALVKAIELMGKQETEFGKLLAKGSYRLAEYYGHPEFSMSVKKQEFPAYDPRAIKGIGLEYATSNRGACHVRGYTIAAEVLGKMDKNTYEGKAKLTKTLQDLTAALDSTGICLFTTFAIAGKEISELFAAATGFECDESEFLKKGERIWNIERIFNIKAGFGRDDDRLPERMEKEPIKSGPSKGMVADLSGVLDEYYELRGWDKNGVPTKEKLQELGIEDLL